The following DNA comes from Vairimorpha necatrix chromosome 5, complete sequence.
GAAAGCATTATCATGGGCTTCCCAGACATTAGGCGGGAAAATGGAGACAGTCAGCTTAGAGGAAATACttcatttaataaagaaaagattTGGATCGTATAAGAACAACGATATAACACTAAGCAGGTTCCTCTCAATAATGGTCCCGGAAACGAGAGAAGATTACTCGCAGATGCTACAGGAAGCTACTGTAATATATGAGAGATctcttataaatttggaCGCTTTGTGCCAAATggtaattaataaatcacCAATGGAGATAAAAGCTCTGTTATACCAGACCGCAACTACAGTCCAGACGTGGCAAGGATTTATACAAAAGGCGGAGGAGATATCGTGGATTCCATATCCCGATAAGATGTTAGCTAGGACTAAGCTACACGACAACGCGGGCAGAGGGCCCCACactaatttttacaaagaaaaaggatttaaaagaaacataACCCATGAAAAACTACCGCGGCATACTAATAAACGGTGCACACTCCACGGGGAATGTAACCATTCCACAAGAGACTGCAAAGCACTTACCATAATACTCAATAGAGAAAGAAACAACTTgaagagaaaaaatataaatgccGTTGAAGAATACGAAAGTGACGAGAAAGATCATgacaataaagaaattgaattCTATTTACATCATATACAAAATAGTTTTAACCCATTTTTTGTGGAAAGCCGTctctttaataaaaatacgaAAGTACTACTAGACACTGGGGCCGATGTTTCGGTCATAAATTACAATGATATTCCACAAGAAGAACGTAATAAGATTATTAGATATAATGGCGTAGTAAAAGGTATAggaaatgaaatattaaaaatagaaggCTATTTAAAAGACTGTATAATCGAAATCAATGGAAAAGGTGTGATCTTCTCACCCTTAATAATCAAAGacataaaatatgttataATAGGAGCAAATGTAATATGCGACAATAGAAAACTGATTTTAGATATTCTAAATGCACCAAAATATAGAATCAACCAAATGTCGAATTCCGCATGTGATTTAGAAGAgaacaaaattttgaaagaGTACGAGGACGTCTTCAAAACAGAAATAAGCGACTATAACCTCTGCACTGCAGGTAGTCATCGTATACAGACGAACAGTACGAAGATAATTTGCCAAAGGAACGGAAGAATACCAGTATCACAAGAAGAAGCCGTAAATGAAGAAATCAACAAACTCCTAGAACTTGGAATTTTAAGGGAAAGCAGAAGTCCCTGGTGTAGCAGAATACTGATGGTACCGAAGCCTGACAAAACATGGAGAATGTGCGTAGACTATAGAGGTCTGAATAGCATAACAGTAAAGGACGCATACATGACACCTAGAATCGACGAGATTTTTGACAGTCTATCAACTGCAactatttttacaatactGGACGCGACTAGTGGATTCCATCAAATTCCTTTACAAGAAGAAGACAAGGAAAAGACAGCATTTTCGTATAGGGGGAAATTATACGAATTTAATCGTATGCCGTTCGGACTATGTAACGCCCCAGCAACATTTCAAAGGGCAATGGACAATATATTCAGGAAAGAAAACCATAATTTTGTGATCCCATACTTAGacgatattataatatattcaaGGAACAAGGAAGAACATAAGAAACATGTGAGAATAGTATTGGGAAAAATAAGAGCGGCAAATCTATCGCTTAATAAGAAAAAGTGTAAATTCTTTAGATCGGAAATAAAGATCTTGGGGAACGTCATTGGAAACGGAATCATAAAGGTAGACGAAACGCGCATTAAGGATATACAAGCGTACCCAATTCCTACCACCATAAAGGAATTAAGGAGTTTTCTAGGAATGGCCAACTATTGCAGGGATTTTGTGACAAAGATGGCAGAAATTACGGGACCCTTGTATGATGTACTTAAGGGCGAAAAACAGACATctggtaaaaaaattaaacttaCTGACAAACAGCTGGATACGTTTAAAACCGTTAAAAAAGTACTAAGCCAAAATACAATACGTACACAGCCAAATTTTAAAGCTCCATTCATTCTGGTTACTGACGCATCTGAAACGGGAATAGGAGCGGTGCTGCTGCAAAAGAACAAAACTGGAGCTGAAAAAATGATAGCCGCCTTTAGCAAAAGACTAGATAATTGTCAGAAGAATTATTCAGTTACCGATAAAGAACTTCTTGGCTTGGTTAAAGGAATAGAACATTTTAGACATTACCTTTTGGGAAGCAAATTTACGCTCAGAACGGACCACAAAGCCTTAATCTATCTATGGACAGTGAAGGATCCAACTAGTAGGATTCTCAGATGGGCACTCAAATTGGCGGAATACGACTTCGAATTGGAGTATATAAAAGGAGAGCATAACATTGCTGATGGCTTTAGTAGATTTCACCAAGAGTGTGAAACATGTAACATTGATTTACATCAGTTATCGAATAATAACATCAACGACATACTAGAGGAGTACCATAAAATATCAGGGCATGGGACATCAAATACCatgaaatttatgatttcaCAGGCACATAAGTGGAAAACAATGCACCAAGACATTTCGAAATTCGTAAGCAATTGCAAAACATGTCTTCGTTCGGGATATCAACGCGTGAAGACAAAGAACAAAGTAATACTTTCAGAAAGACCCAATCAGCTGTGGGAATTTGATCTGCTTGGAAAACTTTCGGACAACAGCGGAAGCGGATACATATTTGTAGCGATCGATCACTACTCTAAATGGATAGAAACCAAGATCTTACGAAGCAAAAAGAGCTGTGAAATATATAAGGCGATCGAAGAATTAATCATTAGTAAGCATGGGATACCCGAAAGAATCTTGACAGACAACGGCTTAGAGTTTGACAACAGCGTGGTACAAGCATTAGGTTCAAAGTATAATATATCATGGGAATTTTGTTCGCCATACCATCACCAGACTACAGGCGCGGTTGAGAGGGTCATACAAACATTGACGaacaaaattagaaaattagCAAACTATGGCGAAATTGGCTAGAGGAAAGTTGTCAAAGAAGCTACATTGGCAGTAAATCTATCGTTTAACCGATCAATAGGAACATCGCCGTACATTCTAAAATACGGTCAGCAAATAACAACAGCCATAGATGAGAGAATAGGAGTTACCCCTAAGACCTATACGAAGCAAGAACTTTTACGGAAGAGGGActtaaactttaaaaaatacagcAAATACATCGTTAAAGggaaaaaagatataaagcaaaagtttaaaatagGAGAAGATGTTTTAGTTTACAGAGATTACCCAGGAAGTGGAAAGTTAGAAGCTAAATGGTCACCTGGTTATATTAttgtcaaaattttaagtgAAGACGCATTTCTGgtaaaaaggaaaaattcAGCAGGCGTATTGAGAGTTAACATAAGTCATATTAAGAAGGACACGTCGAAGACTGATTGAGGGGGTGTCGTAGCCGATCAAATGCTGACCAATCATATTCTTACAAATGGACAGATTTGATTGGCtacaaaaagtatttaaaaacatttccgAAAGAGGGGATGGAAAAtccaaataaaacatttgacatatcttatttataaatttgatctATACtgtattttgtaaatttaaaattttttctataaattgtttttttctttagcCCCCAATTCGAAAGCTACAGAGAATATTTTCTGTGATATTTCTCTGCCATTTTGAATAAcatcaaaataataaaaccaGAAACAGTCTTTGTCTTTACATCGATTGTGACAgttttatttacattttcttataatttcttttttaccccacatgtatttttattgttacaACTTACAAAGCTTCTTACCAAACACAATTTATTTGTACGGTAGAAAACTGGAAACAGACTCAGAGAAAGATCTCGACAATATAGAAACATTAAAATCTACACAACTGAAACTTACAGTAGATCTAGTAGACTCTCCTCTTTTAGCAGTctacaataataataaagaaatttcttgtttaaaacaagatcttataaattattacgGGACtatgaaatttatagaagaagacaaacttgtaaatattttctacgATGATTTGGGTAGAGAAATCTCAGTACTGAGATTTCTaccagaaaaaaaatcaaatctAAATTTCAAGAGTGAATTTtgtagtaaaatattttatgaatttCTGAATCCTCTGGAGACAGCTTTAATTTCGAAAGATATCAAACTTCCTTGTgtattgaaaattaaagGGAATAAGacttatataaaatttacagaTTTGGAAAAGAGGATTAAATGTAATATGCCAAGATTAAATTATGCAAGTATAAGCATAAAAATGGAGAAttatgaaattataaatttcgtAATTTGCATAAATggcataaaatattattcagGGAAATCgcaaaatatgaaaaatgaaAGACCTAAATCTAAGgataaaatcaataaagaaaatgatATCAAACAAGagcaaattatatttaaagataataatgatttgataaataaaataaaagatatcATTTCTATGGAACAAATAGACTgcttaatttattttaataacttAGGCCCTTTGAAACTTGAATTCCCTAAACAAATCATCTGCGACATGTTCCAATACGCCACTGCTAACATAAAATCTAGAGACTTCTCAATATTAGAATTATGTAAATACTTTAAACTTCCTTATGAACACACCACTGAcctatttataatttccaAAATCTTATacgatttatttataaaatcaaatgcCTTGATTTTATCTAAAGAATTATCCGAATTATCAGGCTACACAATAAACAAAGTATTAAACAACAACAGAGCCGAAATTATAGAATACGCTTTATTACACGAAttgtataataataaatatttactgCCACCAGAGACGACAAATAAAAGTGAGAAATATTTGGGAGGACTTGTACTTGATCCAGAGACAGGAGTTTATGATGAATTGGTCTTGTTATTagattttaattctttgtaTCCTAGTATTATACAAGAATATAATGTGTGTTTTTCTAATCCAGagatatttagaaaattaaacTCGACAACTTACAAATATGATTCAATAACTGACACAACAACTATCTATGACGATAAACAAGATGCTATTGATAAATCTATGGGAATTTTAcctaaaatattatcaaacttgataaaaagaagaaaagaaGTCAAAAAACTTATGAAATCAAATACACACTCgaatatttacaatataagaCAACTAGCCTTAAAAATCCTTGCAAATAGTATCTACGGATCCTTGGGATACCCAAACAGTAGATTCTGTAATTACAATATGGCGTCATTTATAACAGAAAAAGGAAGGGAAATATTACAAGATACTAAGAAATCTATAgaagaagatttaaaatataaagtaatTTATGGAGACACAGACTCGATAATGATAAACACGGGATTAAAATGTACAGAAgagaatattaataaagcCAAAGGGATATCTAATAAAGTTATAGAATTGATAAATgggaaatataaaaatgtagaGATTGAGTTAGAGAAGATATTTGTTAAATTGttgatatataaaaagaagaaatatataggcagatatataaatattaaagacaCTTCTCCCGACATGAAAGATGCATTATTTAATAGTGAAAAATCTGATTATAATAAAGATGCACTAAATTCTAATTACGATAACAGTGGGTTATCTTATTACAATAACAGTGCGTTATCTATTGAGAAAATTGCACTAAATTctaaatacaataaagaTGCACTATCTAATGATAATAGTCAAAATGACAGATTTAATACTCCCTTAGATAGTTTGTATgatataaaagaagaatatAAAGGCACTGATAGTGTAAAAAGAAACTTCTGCCAAGCATCTGTCGACATACTAAACAAAGTCAATAAGATTTTGTTGGGTACAGACAAATCAGACTTATACAAAGTcttaaaagaagaatttgaattattaaaacacaGAGACAAAAAGGACTTTATAATCCACAATATGTTAAACAAACCCTTGTCCCATTACGCTTCTAATGTACCCCTCCCTTTCATACACCTCTGTAAAAGACTCAAAGAAAAAGGAATTATTTACAAGACAC
Coding sequences within:
- a CDS encoding DNA polymerase alpha catalytic subunit (pol1) yields the protein MYFYCYNLQSFLPNTIYLYGRKLETDSEKDLDNIETLKSTQLKLTVDLVDSPLLAVYNNNKEISCLKQDLINYYGTMKFIEEDKLVNIFYDDLGREISVLRFLPEKKSNLNFKSEFCSKIFYEFLNPLETALISKDIKLPCVLKIKGNKTYIKFTDLEKRIKCNMPRLNYASISIKMENYEIINFVICINGIKYYSGKSQNMKNERPKSKDKINKENDIKQEQIIFKDNNDLINKIKDIISMEQIDCLIYFNNLGPLKLEFPKQIICDMFQYATANIKSRDFSILELCKYFKLPYEHTTDLFIISKILYDLFIKSNALILSKELSELSGYTINKVLNNNRAEIIEYALLHELYNNKYLLPPETTNKSEKYLGGLVLDPETGVYDELVLLLDFNSLYPSIIQEYNVCFSNPEIFRKLNSTTYKYDSITDTTTIYDDKQDAIDKSMGILPKILSNLIKRRKEVKKLMKSNTHSNIYNIRQLALKILANSIYGSLGYPNSRFCNYNMASFITEKGREILQDTKKSIEEDLKYKVIYGDTDSIMINTGLKCTEENINKAKGISNKVIELINGKYKNVEIELEKIFVKLLIYKKKKYIGRYINIKDTSPDMKDALFNSEKSDYNKDALNSNYDNSGLSYYNNSALSIEKIALNSKYNKDALSNDNSQNDRFNTPLDSLYDIKEEYKGTDSVKRNFCQASVDILNKVNKILLGTDKSDLYKVLKEEFELLKHRDKKDFIIHNMLNKPLSHYASNVPLPFIHLCKRLKEKGIIYKTHDMISYIIGESDKEKDFYKRAFLPTEKCKVDINYYINNQILPPLLRALSISHYSIERIYRIFNIEYKKTHSQKILQIKTECCQYTQNPSITCGQCGNKLEEGVYLRNIREVICVEIERKFSLCFECEDCKLQFEGYFDNCLYCMSELKFKPKNEEFDTFLEYLVGKFTSLGYFEVVKYVKMHLDNSEFRMYDISQYFT
- a CDS encoding retrovirus-related pol polyprotein from transposon Pr125pol, whose translation is MENPNKTFDMATTTNNVGCFTGEAGEDVNVWLRDIMLVGEVSKWTNDQFKAALVSKLRGKALSWASQTLGGKMETVSLEEILHLIKKRFGSYKNNDITLSRFLSIMVPETREDYSQMLQEATVIYERSLINLDALCQMVINKSPMEIKALLYQTATTVQTWQGFIQKAEEISWIPYPDKMLARTKLHDNAGRGPHTNFYKEKGFKRNITHEKLPRHTNKRCTLHGECNHSTRDCKALTIILNRERNNLKRKNINAVEEYESDEKDHDNKEIEFYLHHIQNSFNPFFVESRLFNKNTKVLLDTGADVSVINYNDIPQEERNKIIRYNGVVKGIGNEILKIEGYLKDCIIEINGKGVIFSPLIIKDIKYVIIGANVICDNRKLILDILNAPKYRINQMSNSACDLEENKILKEYEDVFKTEISDYNLCTAGSHRIQTNSTKIICQRNGRIPVSQEEAVNEEINKLLELGILRESRSPWCSRILMVPKPDKTWRMCVDYRGLNSITVKDAYMTPRIDEIFDSLSTATIFTILDATSGFHQIPLQEEDKEKTAFSYRGKLYEFNRMPFGLCNAPATFQRAMDNIFRKENHNFVIPYLDDIIIYSRNKEEHKKHVRIVLGKIRAANLSLNKKKCKFFRSEIKILGNVIGNGIIKVDETRIKDIQAYPIPTTIKELRSFLGMANYCRDFVTKMAEITGPLYDVLKGEKQTSGKKIKLTDKQLDTFKTVKKVLSQNTIRTQPNFKAPFILVTDASETGIGAVLLQKNKTGAEKMIAAFSKRLDNCQKNYSVTDKELLGLVKGIEHFRHYLLGSKFTLRTDHKALIYLWTVKDPTSRILRWALKLAEYDFELEYIKGEHNIADGFSRFHQECETCNIDLHQLSNNNINDILEEYHKISGHGTSNTMKFMISQAHKWKTMHQDISKFVSNCKTCLRSGYQRVKTKNKVILSERPNQLWEFDLLGKLSDNSGSGYIFVAIDHYSKWIETKILRSKKSCEIYKAIEELIISKHGIPERILTDNGLEFDNSVVQALGSKYNISWEFCSPYHHQTTGAVERRKVVKEATLAVNLSFNRSIGTSPYILKYGQQITTAIDERIGVTPKTYTKQELLRKRDLNFKKYSKYIVKGKKDIKQKFKIGEDVLVYRDYPGSGKLEAKWSPGYIIVKILSEDAFLVKRKNSAGVLRVNISHIKKDTSKTD